The following DNA comes from Paenibacillus antri.
CGGTCCAGGTCGGCGGCACGCTCATCCGGTACGGCTCGGGCAGCAGGAAGATCAGAAGCAGCAGCGGAAGGCAGCGCAGCGTGACGCTCGACAGCCGCGTCGCCAGCAGCTTCGCGTACCAGAACCGATAGATGCTGCAGGGCCGGCACAATTCGTAAGCGATGTTCCCGCTCGTAATGAGATGGAAGATGTCATTGTCCCGAAACCATAAGGCGATGAAGCCGAGGAACATCTGCTGCAGCCAGATATAGCAGACGAGATCGTCGAGCGGCAGCGGCGGTTCGACGGCGCTGTGCTCGTAGAAAGCTATGTATGCCATGATGAAAATGAAGCCGAAAAAAATTTGGGTCGCGATGCCCGCGAGCGCGGCCGCCCGATATTGCAGGCCGGTGACGAAGCGCAGCTTTAAGACGGAAACATAGGCGTTCATATCCGATGCTCCCGGTACAGCTGCACGACGATTTCGTCGATCGGCTTCGCGTCGACGGCGACGTCCACCAGGTCCACATGCTCCGAGAGCGCGGTCACGACGCTCGCCATGCTGACCTTTTCGCTGTCGTAACTGTACACCGCCCGCTCGGAAGACCAGGACAGCCGCTCCGCCCCCGGCACGTCGACCGGCGCGTCGTGCTCGCGGAAGTCCGCCGTAAGCGTGCGATACGTACCGAACCGGCCGCGAAGAGCGCGCAGCGAGCCGTCATACAGCAGCGTGCCTTTGCCGATCATCAGGATCCGATCCGCCAGCGCCTCGATATCGCTCATGTCGTGCGTCGTCAGGATGACCGTCACGCCGCGCTCCTGATTCAACGTCTTGATGAACTGCCGCACGGCAAGCTTGCTGACGGCGTCCAGACCGATCGTCGGTTCGTCCAGAAACAAGATCTTGGGGCTGTGGAGCAGCGAAGCCGCGATCTCGCATCGCATCCG
Coding sequences within:
- a CDS encoding ABC transporter ATP-binding protein — its product is MEPIISLNGIGKSFKVARRAAGFKEAVRALFAREYARVEALRDISFSIGEGEIVGYIGPNGAGKSTTIKVMSGIMVPDAGACNVMGYTPWKERAAYVRNIGVVFGQRSQLWWDVPVVDSFDLLRDIYKIQENRYRENVSSLTEALQLGDILHTPVRQLSLGQRMRCEIAASLLHSPKILFLDEPTIGLDAVSKLAVRQFIKTLNQERGVTVILTTHDMSDIEALADRILMIGKGTLLYDGSLRALRGRFGTYRTLTADFREHDAPVDVPGAERLSWSSERAVYSYDSEKVSMASVVTALSEHVDLVDVAVDAKPIDEIVVQLYREHRI
- a CDS encoding ABC transporter permease, with amino-acid sequence MNAYVSVLKLRFVTGLQYRAAALAGIATQIFFGFIFIMAYIAFYEHSAVEPPLPLDDLVCYIWLQQMFLGFIALWFRDNDIFHLITSGNIAYELCRPCSIYRFWYAKLLATRLSSVTLRCLPLLLLIFLLPEPYRMSVPPTWTAFALFLVSLCLGLMVVVAISMLIYVSVFWTLSPVGSILIVAVAGEFLAGMIIPVPLMPEWLQSVVNLLPFRWTTDFPFRVYSGQIGTIEALQGIPIQLLWLAALALVGRGLMRRALKNVVVQGG